One window from the genome of Epinephelus moara isolate mb chromosome 21, YSFRI_EMoa_1.0, whole genome shotgun sequence encodes:
- the LOC126408799 gene encoding cytolytic toxin-alpha-like isoform X2 → MDKAMEMAALGRPFSLGMLYDCRHEKLIPGLTLWDHDSLVKGIRERPQHYNTFDITASESIEGKSSALNVEASLKASFCSGLVEVAGSAKYLRDNKTSKNQARVTLKYEVTTRFQQLSMDHLGKSNLKYLDVIGQGGATHAVTAILYGAQAFFVFDREVSSDENLRDIQGHLKVMVKKIPSVQIDAEGCVKIEDKDFKKVEEFSCKFHGDFLLEKTPSTSQDAIQVYHSLPKLLGANRENVVPVKVWLLPLTSLDPSAAKLMREISAVSVEEVQAVLEDFSELEMRCNDILTTTAQQFSQIGKKIKTFKEVCSGYKVGFQRKLAKMLPSIRGGEEKEAVLTEILKKRHSSPFNSKDLNEWIDDKEREIYTLMSFTNMMKNTKIVPSQNHLYKETHSAEYAACFVFTSLEYAEPFLSALSNHLRQTPKLEDTKDPHTDDVEREQWYTSKELSDEIRHKAKLFSDFAEANKENKNIKFLTAGSTNETRKGSSIYLYKDGFSVSENFEPPSKPETVTVTQTNHKSVTLKISPPKFGAENITSYSVEYCVSGGDGWKQKTASEAEEVTVSDLSPNTEYMFRCRAVTSAGVGPANEVSIKTTSLA, encoded by the exons ATGGACAAGGCGATGGAGATGGCGGCCCTCGGCCGTCCTTTCAGCCTTGGGATGCTGTATGACTGCCGCCATGAAAAATTAATCCCTG GCCTGACATTGTGGGACCATGACAGTCTGGTAAAAGGCATACGAGAAAGACCTCAACATTACAATACTTTTGACATTACAGCATCAGAATCAATTGAGGGCAAATCTTCAGCTCTAAATGTAGAAGCATCCCTGAAGGCAAGTTTCTGTAGTGGACTGGTAGAGGTTGCAGGATCAGCCAAATACCTGCGTGATAATAAGACATCCAAAAATCAAGCCAGAGTGACACTCAAATATGAAGTTACCACAAGGTTCCAGCAACTATCAATGGATCATCTTGGAAAAAGCAATTTGAAGTATCTAGATGTTATTGGTCAAGGAGGAGCAACACATGCGGTCACAGCTATTCTTTATGGGGCACAAGCCTTTTTTGTCTTTGACCGAGAGGTGTCCAGTGATGAAAATCTGAGAGACATTCAAGGCCACCTGAAGGTGATGGTCAAGAAGATTCCCAGTGTTCAGATAGATGCTGAAGGTTGCGTGAAAATAGAAGACAAAGACTTCAAAAAAGTTGAGGAATTCTCCTGCAAATTCCACGGAGACTTTTTACTTGAAAAAACTCCTTCAACCTCTCAGGATGCCATACAAGTCTACCACAGTCTGCCAAAATTACTGGGAGCCAACAGAGAAAATGTTGTACCAGTGAAGGTCTGGCTGTTGCCACTGACGAGTTTAGATCCTTCTGCTGCTAAACTCATGCGTGAGATAAGTGCTGTGTCTGTAGAAGAAGTCCAGGCTGTCCTGGAGGACTTCAGTGAGCTGGAAATGAGGTGCAATGATATACTGACAACCACAGCACAGCAGTTCTCACAGATTGGCAAAAAGATTAAAACCTTTAAAGAAGTGTGCTCTGGGTACAAGGTTGGATTTCAGCGAAAGTTGGCCAAGATGCTTCCATCAATccgaggaggagaagagaaagaggcTGTCCTCACAGAGATCCTGAAGAAGAGACATTCTTCTCCTTTCAACAGCAAAGACCTGAACGAGTGGATTGAcgataaagagagagaaatctaCACATTAATGTCTTTCACCAACATGATGAAAAACACCAAGATCGTTCCATCTCAAAATCACCTGTACAAAGAAACTCACAGTGCAGAGTATGCAGCgtgttttgttttcacctcACTGGAATATGCCGAACCCTTCCTCTCAGCTTTATCAAACCACTTGAGACAAACACCCAAACTAGAAGATACTAAAGATCCACATACTGATGATGTAGAGAGAGAACAATGGTACACCTCAAAAGAACTATCAGATGAAATAAGGCATAAAGCAAAGCTCTTCAGTGACTTTGCAGAGGCCAACAAGGAGAACAAGAACATTAAGTTCTTGACAGCTGGTTCAACAAATGAGACACGGAAAGGTTCAAGCATCTACCTTTATAAAGACGGCTTTTCAGTCAGTGAGAACTTTGAGCCGCCTTCAAAGCCTGAAACAGTGACAGTCACTCAAACAAACCACAAGAGTGTGACACTGAAGATTTCTCCACCAAAGTTTGGAGCAGAGAACATCACCTCCTACTCTGTTGAGTACTGTGTCAGTGGAGGCGATGGATGGAAACAGAAGACAGCATCAGAAGCTGAAGAAGTCACAGTGAGTGATCTGAGTCCTAACACAGAGTACATGTTCAGGTGCAGAGCAGTGACCTCAGCAGGTGTTGGACCAGCCAATGAAGTCAGCATAAAGACCACCAGTCTCGCCTGA